A stretch of the Aegilops tauschii subsp. strangulata cultivar AL8/78 chromosome 4, Aet v6.0, whole genome shotgun sequence genome encodes the following:
- the LOC109738600 gene encoding uncharacterized protein → MVFLSVIELRAAIQDRTKEWVVKKYVGEHTCEREWALKQFIARYFAGKYVETFRADEKMTLQNFGRLVQLDYNMLPTRSKLARSRRIALKKIHGDELEQYNLLWDFAAEIRRSNPGSTMFANANNGKLENCYMALDACKRGFLLACRPIICIYGCHIKNKYGGVVLTAVGVDPNDCIFPIAIAIVELEDTVTWKWLLNTLKEDLNIENTAPWTLMSDRQKGLINVVNAMFPHAQHRFYVRHLHQNFAKNWKGDVFKNKLWKIARATHESDWKKYMQEMKELDQAAYEYLDAVDPRQWCKAYFHELPKCDLLLNNSCEVFNKYILDAREMPTVTCLKKIKDQLMTRFYSKNLESEEMCGQICPKIRKKLDKNIKMSNNCTALPAGQHIFHVIGMVGEYDVNIQKEECSCRAWQLSGIPCRHGVACLRHERTKPEDVVNKCYSIDAFKAAYGKIIMPCSDPRVWPKTNGPQMLPPNYEKKVGRPGKKRKKNPLEEDNGTRMSTHGIIGHCSVCNQPGHNKRKCPELGSGQPTTTQDPGAAHEAGAEHEPAAEEAVAEHDPAAEHAAIEHVPTTEDEPAVQELQPIQVVLPET, encoded by the exons ATGGTGTTCTTGTCTGTCATTGAACTAAGAGCAGCAATTCAAGA CAGGACCAAAGAATGGGTTGTGAAGAAGTATGTGGGTGAGCATACATGTGAAAGAGAGTGGGCACTCAAGCAATTTATAGCAAGATATTTCGCTGGCAAGTATGTGGAAACATTTAGAGCTGATGAGAAGATGACACTACAGAACTTTGGCAGACTTGTTCAGTTGGACTACAACATGCTACCTACTAGAAGTAAGCTAGCTAGATCAAGGAGGATTGCACTAAAGAAAAttcatggagatgaacttgagCAGTATAATTTACTGTGGGACTTTGCAGCTGAAATCAGAAGATCAAACCCTGGCAGTACCATGTTTGCGAATGCAAACAATGGAAAGCTTGAGAACTGCTACATGGCCTTAGATGCATGCAAAAGGGGTTTTCTGCTAGCTTGTAGGCCCATTATATGCATTTATGGGTGTCACATTAAGAACAAGTATGGTGGAGTGGTGCTGACAGCTGTTGGAGTTGATCCTAACGATTGCATCTTTCCCATTGCAATTGCCATAGTAGAATTGGAAGATACTGTCACATGGAAGTGGTTATTGAACACACTGAAGGAGGATCTAAACATAGAAAACACAGCACCATGGACATTGATGAGTGATAGGCAGAAG GGGTTGATCAATGTTGTCAATGCAATGTTTCCTCATGCACAACATAGATTTTATGTGAGGCATCTGCATCAAAACTTTGCAAAGAACTGGAAAGGTGATGTATTCAAGAATAAATTGTGGAAAATTGCAAGAGCTACACATGAGTCAGACTGGAAGAAGTACATGCAAGAGATGAAAGAGCTGGACCAGGCGGCCTATGAGTACTTGGATGCAGTTGACCCAAGGCAGTGGTGCAAGGCCTATTTCCATGAACTCCCAAAGTGTGATTTGCTTCTGAACAACAGCTGTGAAGTGTTCAACAA GTATATACTTGATGCCAGAGAAATGCCTACAGTTACTTGTCTTAAGAAGATCAAGGACCAATTAATGACTAGGTTTTATAGCAAGAATCTAGAATCTGAGGAGATGTGTGGTCAAATTTGTCCCAAAATTAGAAAGAAACTGGACAAAAATATTAAGATGTCCAACAACTGCACTGCATTACCAGCTGGACAACACATATTTCATGTTATAGGCATGGTTGGGGAGTATGATGTGAACATACAAAAGGAGGAGTGCTCTTGTAGGGCATGGCAGCTCTCTGGAATTCCATGTAGACATGGAGTTGCATGTTTAAGACATGAAAGAACTAAACCAGAGGATGTTGTCAACAAGTGCTATAGCATTGATGCTTTCAAAGCTGCTTATGGCAAGATCATAATGCCATGTAGCGATCCTAGAGTGTGGCCTAAAACTAATGGGCCTCAAATGCTGCCACCAAACTATGAGAAGAAAGTTGGTAGGCCtggaaagaagagaaagaagaaCCCACTAGAGGAGGACAATGGAACTAGGATGAGCACACATGGCATTATTGGACACTGTAGTGTGTGCAATCAACCAGGACACAACAAAAGAAAGTGCCCTGAACTAGGTAGTGGACAACCAACAACAACACAAGATCCTGGAGCAGCACATGAGGCAGGAGCAGAACATGAGCCAGCAGCAGAAGAGGCAGTAGCAGAACATGATCCAGCAGCAGAACATGCAGCAATAGAACATGTGCCAACAACAGAAGATGAGCCAGCAGTACAAGAGCTACAACCAATTCAGGTTGTGCTTCCAGAAACATAG